One window from the genome of Saccharomyces mikatae IFO 1815 strain IFO1815 genome assembly, chromosome: 2 encodes:
- the MRPS9 gene encoding mitochondrial 37S ribosomal protein uS9m (similar to Saccharomyces cerevisiae MRPS9 (YBR146W); ancestral locus Anc_3.117) yields the protein MRMSFRSIYHKTESDLPGRIVPKLPTFYSANPNHEDRINRLERLLRKYIKLPSQNSTEVQQTKAPWISFDEYALIGGGTRLKPTQYTQLLYMLNKLHNIDSQLTNDEITSELSQYYKKSSILPDDIKIKTLDEYGRSMAIGKRKSSTSKVYVVRGTGEILVNGRQLNDYFLKMKDRESIMYPLQVIESVGKYNIFAMTSGGGPTGQAESIMHAIAKALVVFNPLLKSRLHKAGVLTRDYRHVERKKPGKKKARKMPTWVKR from the coding sequence ATGAGAATGTCTTTTAGGTCCATTTATCATAAAACCGAGAGTGACTTGCCCGGGAGGATCGTCCCAAAACTACCCACATTTTATTCAGCGAATCCTAATCATGAAGATCGCATCAACCGACTAGAAAGGCTTTTAAGGAAGTATATAAAGTTGCCTTCTCAAAATAGTACTGAAGTACAGCAAACGAAGGCTCCGTGGATTTCTTTTGACGAATACGCCCTAATAGGCGGTGGTACAAGATTGAAACCTACCCAATATACTCAACTGCTATACATGTTGAATAAATTACACAACATTGATTCTCAGCTTACCAATGATGAAATCACATCCGAACTATCCCAATATTATAAGAAAAGTTCAATTCTTCCAGATgatatcaaaatcaaaacttTAGATGAGTATGGAAGAAGTATGGCcattggaaaaagaaaaagttccACTTCAAAGGTCTATGTTGTTAGAGGCACGGGTGAGATATTGGTTAATGGTCGACAATTGAATGATTATTTCCTTAAAATGAAAGATCGTGAATCAATTATGTACCCCCTTCAAGTAATTGAATCAGTCGGAAAGTATAATATTTTCGCGATGACATCTGGAGGTGGACCTACGGGTCAGGCTGAATCAATCATGCACGCCATTGCAAAGGCTTTGGTTGTATTCAATCCGTTATTAAAGTCGAGATTGCATAAAGCTGGAGTTTTAACAAGAGATTACAGGCATGTTGAGAGAAAGAAGccaggaaaaaagaaggcaagaaaaatgcCAACCTGGGTTAAGAGATAG
- the BMT2 gene encoding 25S rRNA (adenine2142-N1)-methyltransferase (similar to Saccharomyces cerevisiae YBR141C; ancestral locus Anc_3.123), whose protein sequence is MHSKKSKSITGKRKQVGGNVIKVIKPQKTRRIIRRFHHLINKRESICHFLCLTENLDETNEKKNDAIIKSSIKSNAILSKHYEDGKSQSFSEAMESQLLKLHSLIKNEDKLRDACDLTEMYTLLGYIMNQIDKLGGLETYQIASQNGQLKGRGGDTSKLLEKWIRPLMDDNLQGTALEIGSLSSENCISRCALFREVVRIDLEEHEGVIKQDFMERPLPKNENDKFNLISCSLVLNFVKNHKDRGAMCHRMIKFLRPQGYVFIVLPQACVTHSRYCNKTLLHKLLASLGLTLLNSHQSNKLYYCLYQLKAISQQPRGSSSKRMKINDGPGLNNFGITL, encoded by the coding sequence ATGCATTctaaaaaatctaaaagCATTACGGGCAAAAGGAAACAAGTAGGCGGTAATGTAATAAAGGTGATCAAACCGCAGAAGACAAGAAGGATAATACGAAGATTTCACCATTTGATCAATAAACGTGAATCGATATGCCACTTTTTATGTCTCACGGAAAATTTGGATGAGACtaatgagaaaaagaatgatgCAATCATTAAATCAAGTATTAAAAGTAATGCAATATTGAGCAAGCATTATGAAGACGGTAAATCACAATCTTTTAGTGAAGCAATGGAATCACAGCTGTTAAAGCTACATTCAttaattaaaaatgaagacaAGTTGAGAGACGCTTGTGATCTCACTGAGATGTATACATTGCTTGGTTACATAATGAATCAAATTGATAAGCTGGGCGGATTGGAGACCTATCAAATTGCTAGTCAAAATGGGCAATTGAAGGGACGTGGAGGAGACACTTCGAAGTTACTCGAAAAGTGGATTAGGCCCTTGATGGACGACAATCTACAAGGCACGGCATTAGAGATTGGCTCTCTAAGCTCTGAAAACTGCATATCCCGATGTGCACTTTTTCGAGAAGTGGTTCGTATTGATTTAGAGGAGCACGAGGGCGTTATCAAACAAGATTTCATGGAGAGGCCACtaccaaaaaatgaaaatgataaatttAACCTAATATCATGCTCTTTAGTTCTCAATTTTGTCAAAAATCACAAGGACCGTGGTGCGATGTGCCATCGCATGATCAAATTTCTCAGGCCACAAGGTTACGTCTTTATTGTTCTGCCACAAGCCTGTGTGACGCACTCAAGATACTGCAACAAAACATTGCTACACAAGCTCCTCGCATCCCTTGGTCTCACACTCCTCAACAGTCATCAAAGTAACAAGTTGTACTACTGTTTGTATCAGCTAAAAGCGATTTCGCAACAACCGAGaggttcttcttccaagAGAATGAAGATTAACGACGGCCCTGGGCTGAATAATTTTGGTATTACCCTCTAA
- the RTC2 gene encoding cationic amino acid transporter (similar to Saccharomyces cerevisiae RTC2 (YBR147W) and YOL092W; ancestral locus Anc_3.105), with amino-acid sequence MKLIPIILNAKNISGISGSISISCWIVVFVPQIYENFRRQSAEGLSLLFIVLWLLGDIFNVIGAIMQNLLPTMIILAAYYTLADLVLLIQCMRYDKDKKGILQEVKKKVDPVHLSPTNPIDESVLQDVFNEYEPLLPRGEEEDNRLYNSLELGTEVVIRERENFFNDILIVSGVIVAGFFSWYISYCSGLSSNIPNKKPAFEKINLPAQILGYLSAILYLGSRIPQIVLNYRRKSCEGVSFLFFLFACLGNTSFIISVLSVSLDPEYLILNASWLIGSAGTLLMDFTVFVQFFLYAKHRNEKILIDN; translated from the coding sequence ATGAAGCTGATCCCAATCATTCTGAATGCTAAAAACATTAGCGGAATTTCTGGGTCTATATCGATATCTTGCTGGATTGTTGTATTTGTACCACAGATTTATGAAAACTTTCGAAGACAATCCGCAGAGGGATTATCGCTGCTTTTTATTGTGTTATGGTTATTGGGTGATATATTCAATGTCATAGGAGCTATCATGCAAAACTTACTCCCAACCATGATAATTTTAGCTGCATACTATACATTGGCAGATTTAGTTCTGCTGATACAGTGTATGCGGTATGATAAGGATAAGAAAGGTATTTTACAAGaagtcaagaaaaaagttgatCCCGTACATTTGTCCCCGACAAACCCAATAGACGAGTCCGTCTTACAAGATGTTTTTAACGAGTATGAGCCACTTTTACCGAGGggagaggaagaagacaatCGGTTATATAACTCCCTTGAGCTTGGTACAGAAGTGGTTATAAGGGAAAGagagaattttttcaatgacaTATTAATTGTCTCAGGCGTAATTGTTGCCGGGTTTTTTTCATGGTATATATCTTATTGTTCTGGTCTGAGTAGCAATATTCCCAACAAAAAGCCTgcctttgaaaagataaatttaCCGGCACAAATTTTAGGATATCTAAGCGCGATACTATATTTGGGCTCTAGGATTCCTCAAATTGTTCTTAACtacagaagaaaatcatGTGAGGGAGTCtcatttctattttttttatttgcaTGTTTGGGGAATACTTCATTCATAATATCAGTGCTTTCAGTGTCACTTGACCCTGAGTATCTAATTTTAAACGCGTCATGGCTTATCGGTAGTGCTGGTACGCTGTTGATGGACTTCACGGTTTTcgttcaattttttctatatgCTAAACATAGAAACGAAAAAATACTAATAGATAATTAA
- the SUP45 gene encoding translation termination factor eRF1 (similar to Saccharomyces cerevisiae SUP45 (YBR143C); ancestral locus Anc_3.121), which translates to MDNEVEKNIEIWKVKKLVQSLEKARGNGTSMISLVIPPKGQIPLYQKMLTDEYGTASNIKSRVNRLSVLSAITSTQQKLKLYNTLPKNGLVLYCGDIITEDGKEKKVTFDIEPYKPINTSLYLCDNKFHTEVLSELLQADDKFGFIVMDGQGTLFGSVSGNTRTVLHKFTVDLPKKHGRGGQSALRFARLREEKRHNYVRKVAEVAVQNFITNDKVNVKGLILAGSADFKTDLAKSELFDPRLACKVISIVDVSYGGENGFNQAIELSAEALANVKYVQEKKLLEAYFDEISQDTGKFCYGIDDTLKALDLGAVEKLIVFENLETIRYTFKDAEDNEVIKFAEPEAKDKSFAIDKATGQEMDVVSEEPLIEWLAANYKSFGATLEFITDKSSEGAQFVTGFGGIGAMLRYKVNFEQLVDESEDEYYDEDEGSDYDFI; encoded by the coding sequence ATGGATAACGAGgttgagaaaaatattgaaatcTGGAAAGTCAAAAAGTTGGTTCAATCTTTAGAGAAAGCCAGAGGTAATGGTACTTCTATGATTTCTTTGGTTATACCTCCTAAAGGCCAAATTCCACTGTACCAAAAAATGTTGACAGACGAATACGGTACTGCATCGAATATCAAATCAAGAGTTAACCGTCTCTCAGTTTTGTCTGCAATTACTTCCACTCAACAGAAGTTGAAGTTGTATAATACTTTACCTAAAAACGGTTTGGTTTTGTATTGTGGTGACATCATTACCGAAGAtggtaaagaaaagaaggtcACATTTGACATTGAACCATACAAGCCTATTAACACATCCTTATATTTGTGTGATAACAAATTTCATACTGAAGTTCTTTCGGAATTACTACAAGCTGACGACAAATTTGGTTTTATAGTCATGGATGGCCAAGGTACTTTGTTCGGTTCCGTTTCTGGTAACACAAGAACTGTTTTGCACAAATTCACCGTTGATTTGCCAAAAAAGCACGGCAGAGGTGGTCAATCCGCTCTACGTTTTGCTCGtttaagagaagaaaaaagacatAACTATGTGAGAAAAGTCGCTGAAGTTGCAgttcaaaattttatcaCCAATGACAAAGTTAATGTTAAAGGTCTAATTTTAGCAGGTTCAGCTGATTTCAAGACCGACTTGGCCAAATCCGAATTATTCGATCCAAGACTTGCATGTAAGGTTATTTCCATTGTGGATGTTTCTTACGGTGGTGAAAATGGTTTCAACCAGGCTATCGAACTTTCTGCGGAAGCGTTGGCCAATGTTAAATATGTccaagagaagaaattattGGAAGCatattttgatgaaatttctCAGGATACGGGTAAATTTTGTTATGGTATAGATGATACTTTGAAGGCTTTAGATTTGGGTGCAGTCGAGAAACTAATTGTTTTCgaaaatttggaaactATTAGGTACACATTTAAAGATGCAGAAGACAATGAAGTTATAAAATTTGCTGAACCAGAAGCAAAGGATAAATCATTTGCTATCGACAAGGCTACTGGCCAAGAAATGGATGTTGTTTCTGAAGAACCATTGATTGAATGGTTGGCAGCTAACTATAAAAGTTTCGGTGCTACCTTGGAATTCATCACGGATAAATCTTCCGAAGGTGCTCAATTTGTCACTGGGTTTGGTGGTATTGGTGCAATGCTGCGTTACAAGGTTAACTTTGAGCAATTGGTTGATGAATCTGAGGATGAATAttatgatgaagatgaggGATCTGACTACGATTTCatttaa
- the MAK5 gene encoding ATP-dependent RNA helicase (similar to Saccharomyces cerevisiae MAK5 (YBR142W); ancestral locus Anc_3.122) — MEISIKRSCLFPLQTLPKTSWIDQPHIQVFTMSKKTSSQKKKTVTNSQEVIVDESKLNWKPVDIPDTLGDFGGFYGLEEIEGVDVKIVNGKVNFVAKSDAKAVKDITKKDDEDKQGPAENESDSSSASELLEFKNLDDIEEGELSAASYSSSSEDEQVEIENSELTDANEDVDEDVLKENVFNQDVNIDDISPVNLPEWTNLAPLSMTILQSLQSLNFLRPTEIQRKSIPVILQGKDVMGKASTGSGKTLAYGIPIIEQLITNFSQKNKKPISLIFTPTRELAHQVTDHLKKICEPVLAKSQYSILSLTGGLSIQKQQRLLKYDNSGQIVIATPGRFLELLEKDNTLIERFSKVDTLILDEADRLLQDGHFDEFEKIIKYLSMERRKNKEKISEGKNKIWQTLIFSATFSIDLFDKLSSSRQVNKKYKNSEDELNAVIQHLMSKIQFNSKPVIIDTNPESKVSSQIKESLIECPPLERDLYCYYFLTMFPGTTLIFCNAIDSVKKLTVYLNNLGIPAFQIHSSMTQKNRLKSLERFKQQSAKQNTINHSNPNSFQISTVLIASDVAARGLDIPGVQHVIHYHLPRSTDIYIHRSGRTARAGSEGVSAMICSPQESMGPLRKLRKTLAIKNSVSADLKTKSTNRKPIKWQNTVPLLPIETDILSQLKERSRLSGELADHEIASNSLRKDDNWLKKAADELGIDVDSDEDDISKSNSDTFLLKNKNRKMQKTIGKDKVKAMKAELNELLAVPIRKDRRQKYLTGGLVNLADNLVKKRGHNTIIGHEKINALETLKKKKKRNN, encoded by the coding sequence ATGGAAATATCTATTAAAAGATCCTGCTTATTTCCATTACAAACTTTACCTAAAACTTCTTGGATAGATCAACCACATATTCAAGTTTTCACCATGAGTAAAAAGACGTcttctcaaaaaaagaaaacagttACAAATTCACAGGAAGTAATTGTAGATGAATCCAAACTGAATTGGAAACCTGTGGATATCCCGGACACTTTGGGTGACTTTGGTGGGTTTTATGGGttagaagaaattgaaggaGTAGATGTTAAAATTGTAAACGGTAAGGTAAACTTTGTCGCTAAGAGTGATGCGAAAGCGGTGAAAGACATCACAAAgaaagatgatgaggataAACAGGGACCCGCGGAAAATGAATCTGATTCGAGTTCGGCATCCGAACTTCTTGAATTTAAGAACTTGGAcgatattgaagaaggaGAGTTAAGTGCAGCTTCCTATTCATCATCGAGTGAAGATGAACAAGTGGAAATTGAGAATTCAGAATTAACTGACGCAAACGAGGATgtagatgaagatgttttaaaagaaaatgttttcAATCAAGACGTAAATATCGATGATATTTCTCCGGTAAATTTACCTGAATGGACGAATCTTGCACCTCTCTCAATGACTATCTTACAAAGCTTACAaagtttgaattttctcAGACCTAcagaaattcaaagaaaatccatTCCCGTTATCCTGCAAGGAAAGGATGTCATGGGCAAAGCCTCTACAGGTTCAGGTAAAACATTGGCTTATGGTATTCCGATTATAGAGCAATTGATTACTAATTTTTCgcagaaaaacaagaaaccGATATCATTAATTTTCACCCCTACACGAGAACTTGCGCATCAAGTCACTGatcatctcaaaaaaatctgtgAGCCTGTTCTAGCAAAATCTCAGTACTcgatattatcattaacagGTGGACTTTCCATTCAAAAGCAACAACGTCTATTAAAATACGATAATAGTGGCCAGATTGTCATTGCAACACCAGGTAGATTTTTGGAATTATTagaaaaagacaatacgttaattgaaagattttccAAGGTAGATACATTAATTCTCGACGAAGCTGATAGATTATTACAAGACGGTCATTTTGacgaatttgaaaaaattatcaaataCTTATCAATGGAAAGgaggaaaaataaagaaaaaatttccgAAGGTAAGAACAAAATCTGGCAAACTTTGATATTCTCTGCAACTTTTTCGATAGACTTATTTGATAAGCTATCTTCCTCTCGTCAAgtgaataaaaaatataagaaCAGCGAAGATGAATTAAATGCCGTAATACAGCACTTGATGAGTAAAATTCAGTTCAATTCAAAACCAGTTATAATAGATACAAATCCTGAGTCAAAGGTAAGCTCTCAAATTAAAGAATCTTTGATTGAATGTCCTCCACTAGAACGTGATCTATACTGTTACTACTTCCTAACAATGTTTCCTGGCACAACTTTGATCTTTTGTAACGCAATTGACTCTGTAAAGAAACTGACTGTGTATTTAAACAACCTAGGTATCCCCGCTTTCCAAATTCATTCTTCTATGACACAGAAGAATCGtttgaaaagtttggaAAGATTCAAGCAACAGAGTGCCAAACAAAACACAATAAATCACTCAAATCCGAATTCCTTTCAAATATCAACAGTATTGATTGCAAGTGATGTTGCCGCAAGGGGTTTGGACATTCCGGGTGTCCAGCACGTTATCCATTATCACTTACCAAGATCTACTGATATCTATATTCATAGATCGGGCAGAACTGCAAGGGCAGGTTCTGAAGGTGTTTCTGCCATGATATGTTCGCCTCAAGAATCCATGGGCCCATTAAggaaattaagaaaaacTTTGGCTATAAAAAACAGTGTCTCTGCAGATTTGAAGACCAAGTCAACTAACAGAAAGCCTATTAAATGGCAAAATACCGTACCTTTGTTACCAATCGAGACCGACATACTTTCACAActtaaagaaagaagtagATTATCAGGCGAATTAGCTGATCATGAAATAGCTTCCAACTCCTTGAGGAAAGATGATAATTGGTTAAAAAAGGCTGCTGATGAATTAGGCATTGATGTCGATTcggatgaagatgatataTCGAAAAGTAATTCAGacacttttcttcttaagaataaaaatagaaaaatgcaaaagaCCATAGGTAAGGATAAAGTAAAAGCAATGAAAGCTGAATTAAACGAGTTGTTGGCAGTACCTATACGTAAAGATAGAAGACAGAAATACTTGACAGGTGGGCTGGTAAATTTGGCTGATAATCTAGTCAAAAAGAGAGGTCATAATACTATCATTGGtcatgaaaaaataaacgcTTTGGaaacattgaaaaagaagaagaagagaaataaTTAA
- the ADH5 gene encoding alcohol dehydrogenase ADH5 (similar to Saccharomyces cerevisiae ADH5 (YBR145W) and ADH1 (YOL086C); ancestral locus Anc_3.118), which yields MSSQAIPKTQKAIVFYETDGKLEYKDVTVPEPKPNEILVHVKYSGVCHSDLHAWHGDWPFQLKFPLIGGHEGAGVVVKLGSNVKGWKVGDLAGIKWLNGTCMSCEYCEVGNESQCPHLDGTGFTHDGTFQEYATADAVQAAHIPQNVNLAEVAPILCAGITVYKALKRANLMPGQWVTISGACGGLGSLAIQYALAMGFRVIGIDGGEAKRKLFEKLGGEIFIDFTKERDVAGAVIKATNGGSHGIINVSVSEAAIEASTRYCRPNGTVVLVGMPAHAHCKSDVFNQVVKSISIVGSCVGNRADTREALDFFARGLIESPIHLAGLSDVPEIFGKMEKGEIVGRYVVDTSR from the coding sequence ATGTCTTCTCAGGCCATTCCAAAAACTCAGAAAGCCATTGTATTCTACGAGACTGATGGCAAGTTGGAATATAAAGATGTTACTGTTCCAGAACCTAAGCCTAACGAAATTCTAGTTCACGTAAAATATTCTGGTGTCTGTCATAGTGATTTGCATGCGTGGCATGGCGATTGGCCATTCCAATTGAAATTTCCATTAATTGGTGGTCATGAAGGTGCTGGTGTTGTTGTCAAGTTGGGATCCAACGTTAAGGGCTGGAAGGTTGGTGATCTTGCGGGTATAAAATGGTTGAACGGGACTTGTATGTCCTGTGAATATTGTGAGGTGGGTAACGAATCTCAGTGTCCTCATCTAGACGGTACAGGTTTCACACATGATGGTACTTTCCAAGAATACGCGACTGCTGATGCTGTTCAGGCTGCTCATATTCCACAAAACGTCAATCTGGCAGAAGTCGCCCCAATCTTGTGTGCAGGTATCACGGTTTATAAGGCGTTGAAAAGAGCCAATCTAATGCCAGGCCAATGGGTTACTATATCTGGTGCCTGCGGTGGTTTAGGTTCTCTGGCGATTCAATACGCTCTGGCTATGGGTTTCAGAGTTATTGGTATAGATGGTGGCGAGGCTAAACGAAAACTATTCGAAAAATTAGGTGGAGAAATTTTCATCGATTTCACAAAGGAAAGAGATGTTGCTGGTGCTGTAATCAAGGCCACTAATGGTGGTTCTCATGGGATAATCAATGTGTCAGTTTCTGAAGCTGCTATCGAGGCTTCTACGAGGTACTGTAGGCCCAACGGCACTGTTGTCTTGGTTGGTATGCCAGCTCATGCTCATTGCAAGTCTGATGTTTTTAATCAAGTTGTAAAGTCCATTTCTATTGTCGGATCTTGTGTTGGAAATAGAGCTGATACAAGGGAGGCTTTGGATTTCTTTGCTAGAGGTTTAATTGAATCTCCAATCCACTTGGCTGGTCTATCTGATGTTCCAGAAATTTTCGggaaaatggaaaaaggTGAGATTGTTGGTAGATATGTTGTGGACACTTCTAGATAA